One Bufo gargarizans isolate SCDJY-AF-19 chromosome 4, ASM1485885v1, whole genome shotgun sequence DNA window includes the following coding sequences:
- the LOC122936040 gene encoding uncharacterized protein LOC122936040 — MEDLLKQLIFRAESQGGEEWLRKCLQQGPDQQEELLLSSNPVCCAVPGASAELIDPPCDNFVRMREKPETRSPIKKRQRRDKRAYSPSQYAPPSKTKKTNLSSSRASRKIQRRHFQQHSTVTQEPSPASTVDHPPTSSASGPSKVVWIFGDELIQLAERRSAFRHSTVNLGYSAEFSINWFSFADLKISDIFKNVSLIYSKMSKPDLFILHIGSFDLGKIKTHLLIYELKELLCKICYLLDGVVLVFSDIIPKFSWFNSELSFLETIRKRINKKMEIYLKEIGHGNYRHVELEGFVRGLYQEKDDQLSDIGCDIFISDLQNIIDNGFY; from the exons ATGGAAGATCTGTTGAAACAACTTATTTTCAGAGCAGAAAGCCAAGGGGGAGAAGAATGGCTGAGGAAGTGCTTACAGCAAGGACCGGACCAGCAAGAAGAGCTTCTTTTATCTTCTAATCCCGTCTGCTGCGCAGTACCTGGCGCGAGCGCCGAACTGATCGATCCTCCCTGCGATAATtttgtgcgcatgcgcgaaaaacctGAGACCCGCTCGCCGATTAAAAAACGTCAGCGGAGAGACAAGAGGGCATATTCCCCTTCACAATATGCGCCTCCTTCTAAGACCaagaaaaccaacttatcttcaaGCCGAGCCAGCAGGAAAATTCAACGGCGTCATTTTCAACAGCATTCAACTGTCACTCAGGAGCCATCACCTGCTTCAACAGTTGATCATCCTCCTACATCATCTGCTTCTG GACCTTCAAAAGTTGTATGGATTTTTGGGGATGAACTGATTCAATTGGCTGAGAGAAGATCTGCTTTTAGACATTCTACTGTTAATTTAGGTTATTCAGCAGAATTTTCCATAAACTGGTTTTCCTTTGCTGACCTTAAAATTTCTGATATCTTCAAGAATGTCAGCCTTATATATTCAAAAATGTCGAAACCTGACctgtttattttacatattggctcgtttgatttgggaaaaatcaaaacgcATTTGTTAATTTATGAATTAAAAGAATTGTTATGTAAAATATGCTACTTACTTGATGGTGTTGTACTCGTATTTTCTGACATCATCCCAAAATTTTCTTGGTTCAATTCTGAGTTATCCTTTCTGGAAACAATTAggaaaagaattaataaaaaaatggagatttatttGAAGGAAATTGGTCATGGCAATTACAGACATGTTGAATTAGAAGGATTCGTTAGAGGACTTTACCAAGAAAAGGATGATCAGCTTTCTGATATTGGATGTGATATATTCATTTCAGATTTGCAGAACATAATTGATAATGGTTTTTATTAA